Proteins encoded within one genomic window of Sphingomonas cannabina:
- a CDS encoding purple acid phosphatase family protein, translated as MSTPSLTRRHVLGGLAVSFMPLSSAWARAGGPSMTFLVLGDWGRFGRGNQRVVADRMAETAMEIGAEFVLTVGDNFYENGVTGVDDPHWQGSFEDIYHATSLQVPWYASLGNHDYRGNEQAQIDYGARKGRWTMPGRWYSFRKQAPDRTTVEFFVIDTTPMISGYYNDRKTMVSGQDVEAQLRWLDHALAASRADWKIAIGHHPVVRYGAADKAAGPDLIDRVNPLLQRYQVPLYLHGHNHNLQHVQQGLTDHVCAGAGSQNDDPCSDNGGDFCALKPGFVACALNREAIRIGYRDADGTELHVARISRTA; from the coding sequence ATGTCCACTCCCAGCCTTACCCGCCGCCATGTACTGGGCGGACTTGCCGTGTCGTTCATGCCGCTGTCCTCGGCATGGGCGCGTGCCGGCGGACCGTCGATGACGTTCCTCGTCCTCGGCGACTGGGGCCGGTTCGGACGAGGCAACCAACGGGTAGTGGCCGATCGCATGGCCGAGACCGCGATGGAGATCGGTGCCGAATTCGTGCTGACGGTCGGCGATAATTTCTACGAGAACGGCGTGACCGGGGTCGACGATCCCCATTGGCAGGGGTCGTTCGAGGACATCTACCACGCCACCTCGCTCCAGGTGCCGTGGTACGCCTCGCTCGGCAACCACGACTATCGCGGCAACGAGCAGGCGCAGATCGACTATGGCGCGCGCAAGGGCCGCTGGACCATGCCGGGGCGCTGGTATTCGTTCCGCAAGCAGGCGCCCGACCGGACGACGGTGGAATTCTTCGTGATCGACACCACGCCCATGATCTCCGGCTATTATAACGATCGCAAGACCATGGTCTCCGGCCAGGATGTCGAGGCGCAGCTCCGCTGGCTCGACCACGCGCTGGCGGCGTCACGGGCCGACTGGAAGATCGCGATCGGCCACCATCCGGTCGTGCGCTACGGCGCTGCGGACAAGGCTGCCGGTCCCGACCTGATCGACCGCGTCAATCCCCTTCTGCAGCGCTATCAGGTGCCACTCTACCTGCACGGCCACAACCACAACCTGCAGCATGTGCAGCAAGGCCTGACCGACCATGTCTGCGCCGGCGCCGGCTCGCAGAACGACGACCCATGCAGCGACAATGGCGGCGATTTCTGCGCGCTGAAGCCTGGCTTCGTTGCCTGCGCGCTCAATCGCGAGGCCATCCGCATCGGCTATCGCGACGCCGACGGCACGGAATTGCACGTCGCCCGGATCTCGCGCACCGCCTGA